A genome region from Brassica oleracea var. oleracea cultivar TO1000 chromosome C2, BOL, whole genome shotgun sequence includes the following:
- the LOC106327684 gene encoding serine/threonine-protein phosphatase BSL1-like isoform X2: protein MGTKPFVHPAPQYKTIETFWDEEEDAPGPRCAHTLTAVAATKTHGPRLILFGGATAIEGGNSSSVPGIRLAGVTNSVHSYDVLTRKWTRLKPAGEPPSPRAAHAAAAVGTMVVFQGGIGPAGHSTDDLYVLDMTNDKYKWHRVVVQGEGPGPRYGHVMDLVSQRYLVTVTGNDGKRALSDAWALDTAQKPYAWQRLNPDGDRPSARMYASGSARSDGMFLLCGGRDTLGVPQGDAYGLLMHRNGQWEWTLAPGVAPSPRYQHAAVFVGARLHVSGGVLRGGRVIDAEACVAVLDTAAGVWLDKNGQVTSARGSKVQMDQDPSFELMRRCRHGAASVGIRIYVHGGLRGDVLLDDFLVAENSTFQSDISSPLSASSDRTQQSSTPRFSYAARPPSGSEPAPSLSEGMSLDENSLEKLTEASAAEAEVASSVWRAAQLNSASLDEEPSASDGSSPTVETITDYPETEGDVRLHPRAVVVAKETVGSLGGMVRQLSLDQFQNESRRMVPMNNSDVPQPTKKFTRQRSPQGLHKKVISALLRPRNWKPPGNRKFFLDSYEVGELCYAAEQIFMHEQTVLQLKAPIKVFGDLHGQFGDLMRLFDEYGFPSTAGDVTYIDYLFLGDYVDRGQHSLETITLLLALKIEYPENVHLIRGNHEAADINALFGFRLECIERMGENDGIWAWTRFNQLFNYLPLAALIENKIICMHGGIGRSISSVEQIEKIERPITMDAGSLILMDLLWSDPTENDSIEGLRPNARGPGLVTFGPDRVTEFCKKNKLQLIIRAHECVMDGFERFAQGQLITLFSATNYCGTANNAGAILVVGRGLVIVPKLIHPLPPPILSPENSPEHSGDDAWMQELNIQRPPTPTRGRPQPDFDRSSLAYI from the exons TATGATGTTCTCACTAGGAAGTGGACAAG GCTTAAACCGGCTGGTGAGCCTCCTTCCCCTAGGGCTGCTCACGCCGCAGCTGCTGTTGGCACCATGGTCGTTTTTCAG GGTGGCATTGGCCCAGCCGGGCATTCTACGGATGATCTTTACGTTCTTGACATGACTAATGATAAGTACAAGTGGCATAG GGTGGTAGTTCAAGGGGAGGGTCCAGGCCCTCGCTATGGTCATGTTATGGATTTAGTTTCTCAGAGGTATCTTGTCACCGTCACCGGAAATGATG GGAAACGAGCTCTCTCTGACGCTTGGGCATTGGATACAGCTCAGAAACCATATGCATGGCAGAGATTGAACCCTGATGGTGACCGACCAAGTGCTAGGAT GTATGCTTCTGGCAGTGCTCGTTCTGATGGCATGTTTTTACTCTGCGGGGGAAGAGACACCTTGGGGGTG CCACAGGGAGATGCTTACGGTTTACTCATGCATAGAAATGGTCAGTGGGAATGGACTCTGGCTCCAGGTGTGGCCCCTTCTCCAAGATACCAGCATGCAGCG GTATTTGTAGGTGCAAGATTGCATGTCAGCGGTGGCGTTCTGAGAGGAGGCCGCGTGATAGATGCTGAAGCATGTGTTGCAG TGCTTGATACTGCTGCCGGTGTATGGTTGGACAAAAATGGGCAAGTGACCTCTGCGCGTGGCAGTAAAGTACAAATGGATCAAGACCCGTCTTTTGAACTTATGAGACGCTGTCGCCATGGTGCTGCATCAGTTGGTATCCGGATCTATGTACATGGTGGTCTTAGAGGAG ATGTGTTGCTTGACGATTTTCTAGTCGCTGAAAATTCAACATTCCAGTCAGACATCAGTTCTCCTCTGTCAGCATCATCAGATAGAACCCAACAAAGCTCTACTCCCAGGTTTTCTTATGCCGCACGACCTCCTTCAGGCTCTGAACCAGCACCCTCACTATCCGAAGGAATGAG CTTGGATGAAAATTCCTTGGAGAAATTGACGGAGGCTTCTGCGGCCGAAGCCGAAGTAGCTAGTTCTGTTTGGCGAGCTGCACAATTAAATTCTGCTTCTCTAGATGAAGAACCCTCTGCATCTGATGGCAGCTCTCCAACAGTAGAAACCATTACTGATTATCCTGAAACTGAAGGAGATGTCCGGCTTCATCCAAGAGCT GTTGTGGTAGCAAAGGAGACGGTAGGCAGTCTAGGCGGCATGGTGAGACAGCTAAGCTTGGATCAGTTTCAGAACGAGAGCCGGCGGATGGTTCCCATGAATAATAGCGATGTGCCACAACCCACCAAGAAGTTCACGCGACAGAGGTCTCCTCAAGGCCTGCATAAAAAG GTCATTTCTGCTTTGTTGAGACCACGAAACTGGAAACCTCCTGGAAATAGGAAGTTTTTCTTGGATTCTTACGAAGTTGGGGAACTCTGTTACGCTGCTGAACAAATATTTATGCATGAGCAAACGGTTCTTCAGCTAAAAGCTCCTATTAAAGTCTTTGGTGATCTCCATGGGCAATTCGGCGATTTGATGCGGTTGTTTGATGAGTATGGATTCCCTTCAACAGCTGGAGATGTCAC GTATATTGATTATTTATTTTTGGGAGATTATGTCGACCGGGGGCAACACAGCCTGGAGACTATAACTTTGCTGCTTGCATTGAAG ATTGAATATCCGGAGAATGTTCACTTGATTCGTGGAAATCACGAGGCTGCTGATATCAATGCCCTATTTGGTTTCCGTCTTGAGTGCATAGAAAGAATG GGAGAGAATGATGGGATCTGGGCGTGGACAAGATTCAATCAACTTTTCAATTATCTTCCCCTGGCTGCTCTCATCGAGAACAAAATTATATGTATGCATGGTGGGATTGGGAGGTCAATCAGTTCAGTGGAGCAGATCGAAAAAATCGAAAGGCCAATAACAATGGATGCTGGATCCCTTATTCTTATGGATTTATTATG GTCTGATCCTACAGAGAATGATAGTATAGAGGGTTTGAGACCAAACGCCAGAGGACCCGGACTTGTCACGTTTGGG CCTGATCGAGTTACAGAGTTCTGTAAGAAGAATAAACTACAGCTAATTATCAGAGCCCATGAATGTGTAATGGATGGATTCGAAAGATTTGCACAGGGGCAGTTGATTACGCTTTTCTCGGCCACAAATTACTGCG GAACCGCGAACAATGCGGGAGCTATATTGGTGGTTGGCAGAGGACTGGTGATTGTTCCCAAGCTGATTCATCCTCTTCCACCTCCCATCCTATCTCCAGAGAATTCTCCTGAACATTCTGGAGACGACGCTTGGATGCAG GAGCTAAATATCCAGAGACCGCCTACTCCAACACGAGGGAGGCCACAACCGGACTTTGACAGAAGCTCGCTTGCATACATCTAA
- the LOC106327684 gene encoding serine/threonine-protein phosphatase BSL1-like isoform X1, which produces MGTKPFVHPAPQYKTIETFWDEEEDAPGPRCAHTLTAVAATKTHGPRLILFGGATAIEGGNSSSVPGIRLAGVTNSVHSYDVLTRKWTRLKPAGEPPSPRAAHAAAAVGTMVVFQGGIGPAGHSTDDLYVLDMTNDKYKWHRVVVQGEGPGPRYGHVMDLVSQRYLVTVTGNDGKRALSDAWALDTAQKPYAWQRLNPDGDRPSARMYASGSARSDGMFLLCGGRDTLGVPQGDAYGLLMHRNGQWEWTLAPGVAPSPRYQHAAVFVGARLHVSGGVLRGGRVIDAEACVAVLDTAAGVWLDKNGQVTSARGSKVQMDQDPSFELMRRCRHGAASVGIRIYVHGGLRGDVLLDDFLVAENSTFQSDISSPLSASSDRTQQSSTPRFSYAARPPSGSEPAPSLSEGMSLDENSLEKLTEASAAEAEVASSVWRAAQLNSASLDEEPSASDGSSPTVETITDYPETEGDVRLHPRAVVVAKETVGSLGGMVRQLSLDQFQNESRRMVPMNNSDVPQPTKKFTRQRSPQGLHKKVISALLRPRNWKPPGNRKFFLDSYEVGELCYAAEQIFMHEQTVLQLKAPIKVFGDLHGQFGDLMRLFDEYGFPSTAGDVTYIDYLFLGDYVDRGQHSLETITLLLALKIEYPENVHLIRGNHEAADINALFGFRLECIERMVYCHFSLDFLLGWTKPAFYIFFYQGENDGIWAWTRFNQLFNYLPLAALIENKIICMHGGIGRSISSVEQIEKIERPITMDAGSLILMDLLWSDPTENDSIEGLRPNARGPGLVTFGPDRVTEFCKKNKLQLIIRAHECVMDGFERFAQGQLITLFSATNYCGTANNAGAILVVGRGLVIVPKLIHPLPPPILSPENSPEHSGDDAWMQELNIQRPPTPTRGRPQPDFDRSSLAYI; this is translated from the exons TATGATGTTCTCACTAGGAAGTGGACAAG GCTTAAACCGGCTGGTGAGCCTCCTTCCCCTAGGGCTGCTCACGCCGCAGCTGCTGTTGGCACCATGGTCGTTTTTCAG GGTGGCATTGGCCCAGCCGGGCATTCTACGGATGATCTTTACGTTCTTGACATGACTAATGATAAGTACAAGTGGCATAG GGTGGTAGTTCAAGGGGAGGGTCCAGGCCCTCGCTATGGTCATGTTATGGATTTAGTTTCTCAGAGGTATCTTGTCACCGTCACCGGAAATGATG GGAAACGAGCTCTCTCTGACGCTTGGGCATTGGATACAGCTCAGAAACCATATGCATGGCAGAGATTGAACCCTGATGGTGACCGACCAAGTGCTAGGAT GTATGCTTCTGGCAGTGCTCGTTCTGATGGCATGTTTTTACTCTGCGGGGGAAGAGACACCTTGGGGGTG CCACAGGGAGATGCTTACGGTTTACTCATGCATAGAAATGGTCAGTGGGAATGGACTCTGGCTCCAGGTGTGGCCCCTTCTCCAAGATACCAGCATGCAGCG GTATTTGTAGGTGCAAGATTGCATGTCAGCGGTGGCGTTCTGAGAGGAGGCCGCGTGATAGATGCTGAAGCATGTGTTGCAG TGCTTGATACTGCTGCCGGTGTATGGTTGGACAAAAATGGGCAAGTGACCTCTGCGCGTGGCAGTAAAGTACAAATGGATCAAGACCCGTCTTTTGAACTTATGAGACGCTGTCGCCATGGTGCTGCATCAGTTGGTATCCGGATCTATGTACATGGTGGTCTTAGAGGAG ATGTGTTGCTTGACGATTTTCTAGTCGCTGAAAATTCAACATTCCAGTCAGACATCAGTTCTCCTCTGTCAGCATCATCAGATAGAACCCAACAAAGCTCTACTCCCAGGTTTTCTTATGCCGCACGACCTCCTTCAGGCTCTGAACCAGCACCCTCACTATCCGAAGGAATGAG CTTGGATGAAAATTCCTTGGAGAAATTGACGGAGGCTTCTGCGGCCGAAGCCGAAGTAGCTAGTTCTGTTTGGCGAGCTGCACAATTAAATTCTGCTTCTCTAGATGAAGAACCCTCTGCATCTGATGGCAGCTCTCCAACAGTAGAAACCATTACTGATTATCCTGAAACTGAAGGAGATGTCCGGCTTCATCCAAGAGCT GTTGTGGTAGCAAAGGAGACGGTAGGCAGTCTAGGCGGCATGGTGAGACAGCTAAGCTTGGATCAGTTTCAGAACGAGAGCCGGCGGATGGTTCCCATGAATAATAGCGATGTGCCACAACCCACCAAGAAGTTCACGCGACAGAGGTCTCCTCAAGGCCTGCATAAAAAG GTCATTTCTGCTTTGTTGAGACCACGAAACTGGAAACCTCCTGGAAATAGGAAGTTTTTCTTGGATTCTTACGAAGTTGGGGAACTCTGTTACGCTGCTGAACAAATATTTATGCATGAGCAAACGGTTCTTCAGCTAAAAGCTCCTATTAAAGTCTTTGGTGATCTCCATGGGCAATTCGGCGATTTGATGCGGTTGTTTGATGAGTATGGATTCCCTTCAACAGCTGGAGATGTCAC GTATATTGATTATTTATTTTTGGGAGATTATGTCGACCGGGGGCAACACAGCCTGGAGACTATAACTTTGCTGCTTGCATTGAAG ATTGAATATCCGGAGAATGTTCACTTGATTCGTGGAAATCACGAGGCTGCTGATATCAATGCCCTATTTGGTTTCCGTCTTGAGTGCATAGAAAGAATGGTATATTGTCATTTCTCTCTAGATTTTCTGCTTGGGTGGACTAAGCCTGCTTTTTACATTTTTTTTTATCAGGGAGAGAATGATGGGATCTGGGCGTGGACAAGATTCAATCAACTTTTCAATTATCTTCCCCTGGCTGCTCTCATCGAGAACAAAATTATATGTATGCATGGTGGGATTGGGAGGTCAATCAGTTCAGTGGAGCAGATCGAAAAAATCGAAAGGCCAATAACAATGGATGCTGGATCCCTTATTCTTATGGATTTATTATG GTCTGATCCTACAGAGAATGATAGTATAGAGGGTTTGAGACCAAACGCCAGAGGACCCGGACTTGTCACGTTTGGG CCTGATCGAGTTACAGAGTTCTGTAAGAAGAATAAACTACAGCTAATTATCAGAGCCCATGAATGTGTAATGGATGGATTCGAAAGATTTGCACAGGGGCAGTTGATTACGCTTTTCTCGGCCACAAATTACTGCG GAACCGCGAACAATGCGGGAGCTATATTGGTGGTTGGCAGAGGACTGGTGATTGTTCCCAAGCTGATTCATCCTCTTCCACCTCCCATCCTATCTCCAGAGAATTCTCCTGAACATTCTGGAGACGACGCTTGGATGCAG GAGCTAAATATCCAGAGACCGCCTACTCCAACACGAGGGAGGCCACAACCGGACTTTGACAGAAGCTCGCTTGCATACATCTAA